A window from Chrysemys picta bellii isolate R12L10 chromosome 2, ASM1138683v2, whole genome shotgun sequence encodes these proteins:
- the IDI1 gene encoding isopentenyl-diphosphate Delta-isomerase 1 isoform X2, whose product MLLRSGKRSTTAMPEVNTDNLDEQQVQLLAEMCILIDENDKKIGADTKKNCHLNENIDKGLLHRAFSVFLFNTEDKLLLQQRSDAKITFPDCFTNTCCSHPLSTPLELQENNAQGVRQAAQRRLRAELGIPLEQVTPEEIFYLTRIHYKARSDGIWGEHEIDYILFVQKNVTLNPDPNEIKSYCYVTQEELKQLLEKASKNEIKITPWFKLIAETFLFKWWDNLHNLNRFVDHEKIHRM is encoded by the exons ATGCTGTTGCGTAG TGGAAAGAGAAGTACCACAGCTATGCCTGAAGTAAACACAGATAATCTTGATGAGCAGCAGGTGCAGCTTTTGGCAGAGATGTGTATCCTTATTGATGAAAATGACAAGAAGATTGGTGCAGATACCAAGAAAAACTGCCATCTGAATGAAAACATTGATAAAG GATTATTGCACCGAGCTTTCAGTGTTTTTTTATTCAATACAGAAGATAAGTTGCTATTGCAGCAGAGATCAGATGCTAAAATTACTTTTCCAG ATTGTTTTACCAACACTTGTTGCAGCCATCCACTGAGCACCCCACTAGAACTGCAAGAAAATAATGCCCAGGGTGTTCGGCAAGCAGCACAGAGGCGATTAAGAGCAGAGTTAGGCATTCCCCTGGAACAG GTAACTCCAGAAGAAATCTTCTACCTAACGCGAATTCACTACAAGGCCCGCTCTGATGGGATCTGGGGAGAACATGAAATTGATTACATCTTGTTTGTGCAGAAGAATGTAACACTGAATCCTGATCCAAATGAGATCAAAAGCTACTGTTATGTGACACAGGAAGAACTAAAACAACTCTTGGAAAAAGCATCAAAAAATGAAATCAAGATTACTCCTTGGTTCAAATTAATTGCAgagacttttctttttaaatggtgGGATAACCTGCATAATTTAAATAGATTTGTGGATCATGAAAAAATACACAGAATGTAA
- the IDI1 gene encoding isopentenyl-diphosphate Delta-isomerase 1 isoform X3 — protein MPEVNTDNLDEQQVQLLAEMCILIDENDKKIGADTKKNCHLNENIDKGLLHRAFSVFLFNTEDKLLLQQRSDAKITFPDCFTNTCCSHPLSTPLELQENNAQGVRQAAQRRLRAELGIPLEQVTPEEIFYLTRIHYKARSDGIWGEHEIDYILFVQKNVTLNPDPNEIKSYCYVTQEELKQLLEKASKNEIKITPWFKLIAETFLFKWWDNLHNLNRFVDHEKIHRM, from the exons ATGCCTGAAGTAAACACAGATAATCTTGATGAGCAGCAGGTGCAGCTTTTGGCAGAGATGTGTATCCTTATTGATGAAAATGACAAGAAGATTGGTGCAGATACCAAGAAAAACTGCCATCTGAATGAAAACATTGATAAAG GATTATTGCACCGAGCTTTCAGTGTTTTTTTATTCAATACAGAAGATAAGTTGCTATTGCAGCAGAGATCAGATGCTAAAATTACTTTTCCAG ATTGTTTTACCAACACTTGTTGCAGCCATCCACTGAGCACCCCACTAGAACTGCAAGAAAATAATGCCCAGGGTGTTCGGCAAGCAGCACAGAGGCGATTAAGAGCAGAGTTAGGCATTCCCCTGGAACAG GTAACTCCAGAAGAAATCTTCTACCTAACGCGAATTCACTACAAGGCCCGCTCTGATGGGATCTGGGGAGAACATGAAATTGATTACATCTTGTTTGTGCAGAAGAATGTAACACTGAATCCTGATCCAAATGAGATCAAAAGCTACTGTTATGTGACACAGGAAGAACTAAAACAACTCTTGGAAAAAGCATCAAAAAATGAAATCAAGATTACTCCTTGGTTCAAATTAATTGCAgagacttttctttttaaatggtgGGATAACCTGCATAATTTAAATAGATTTGTGGATCATGAAAAAATACACAGAATGTAA
- the IDI1 gene encoding isopentenyl-diphosphate Delta-isomerase 1 isoform X1 → MWRALCAIRGTTVGRLVLRAPTPLLPVGGKRSTTAMPEVNTDNLDEQQVQLLAEMCILIDENDKKIGADTKKNCHLNENIDKGLLHRAFSVFLFNTEDKLLLQQRSDAKITFPDCFTNTCCSHPLSTPLELQENNAQGVRQAAQRRLRAELGIPLEQVTPEEIFYLTRIHYKARSDGIWGEHEIDYILFVQKNVTLNPDPNEIKSYCYVTQEELKQLLEKASKNEIKITPWFKLIAETFLFKWWDNLHNLNRFVDHEKIHRM, encoded by the exons ATGTGGCGGGCGCTGTGCGCGATTCGGGGGACTACGGTTGGCAGGTTGGTCCTGCGCGCTCCCACCCCGCTACTGCCCGTCGG TGGAAAGAGAAGTACCACAGCTATGCCTGAAGTAAACACAGATAATCTTGATGAGCAGCAGGTGCAGCTTTTGGCAGAGATGTGTATCCTTATTGATGAAAATGACAAGAAGATTGGTGCAGATACCAAGAAAAACTGCCATCTGAATGAAAACATTGATAAAG GATTATTGCACCGAGCTTTCAGTGTTTTTTTATTCAATACAGAAGATAAGTTGCTATTGCAGCAGAGATCAGATGCTAAAATTACTTTTCCAG ATTGTTTTACCAACACTTGTTGCAGCCATCCACTGAGCACCCCACTAGAACTGCAAGAAAATAATGCCCAGGGTGTTCGGCAAGCAGCACAGAGGCGATTAAGAGCAGAGTTAGGCATTCCCCTGGAACAG GTAACTCCAGAAGAAATCTTCTACCTAACGCGAATTCACTACAAGGCCCGCTCTGATGGGATCTGGGGAGAACATGAAATTGATTACATCTTGTTTGTGCAGAAGAATGTAACACTGAATCCTGATCCAAATGAGATCAAAAGCTACTGTTATGTGACACAGGAAGAACTAAAACAACTCTTGGAAAAAGCATCAAAAAATGAAATCAAGATTACTCCTTGGTTCAAATTAATTGCAgagacttttctttttaaatggtgGGATAACCTGCATAATTTAAATAGATTTGTGGATCATGAAAAAATACACAGAATGTAA